The Gallus gallus isolate bGalGal1 chromosome 3, bGalGal1.mat.broiler.GRCg7b, whole genome shotgun sequence genome window below encodes:
- the LOC112530621 gene encoding endogenous retrovirus group K member 10 Gag polyprotein-like isoform X1, with the protein MAAVEALMASSLLPYDVISLMHVILEPVQYTLWYDAWNTHLQAVVAAATRDARHPANGRGRGDRTTLARLQGVADGMVGSPEGQLRLLRPGELAAVTTAALQALRELARVTEPTLPWADIKQGPSEPFAEFANRLIRAVEGSDLPEPAQGPVIIDCLKQKSLSDIQQIIRAAPGNLTTPGELIKYVLDHQRTTPLTNEGLAAALQLAVQAATRPKDGGGKGVCYKCGQPGHFRTNCPNKGGSKTDTDKKCQWCGGASHTARNCRKIKEAMQGNGQGRAPRAQGTFPNQSNGPRRTCPPWH; encoded by the coding sequence ATGGCGGCGGTAGAGGCCCTCATGGCCTCTAGCCTACTGCCATACGATGTGATCAGCCTCATGCATGTGATCCTTGAACCGGTTCAGTACACCCTGTGGTATGATGCTTGGAATACACACTTGCAAGCAGTGGTGGCGGCTGCCACCCGAGATGCCCGACACCCAGCCAATGGTCGGGGTCGAGGGGATAGGACCACATTAGCGCGTCTCCAGGGTGTAGCGGACGGCATGGTGGGATCTCCGGAAGGCCAGCTTAGGCTGTTGAGACCGGGAGAGTTAGCTGCAGTCACAACTGCGGCCCTACAGGCCCTTCGGGAGCTGGCTCGAGTTACAGAGCCTACTCTCCCGTGGGCGGATATCAAACAAGGCCCTTCAGAGCCTTTTGCAGAATTTGCGAACCGCTTGATTCGTGCAGTTGAGGGGTCTGATCTTCCGGAGCCGGCCCAAGGTCCTGTTATCATTGATTGCCTTAAGCAAAAATCGCTCTCGGACATACAGCAAATTATTAGGGCGGCCCCAGGCAACTTAACAACCCCAGGGGAACTTATCAAATATGTGCTTGACCATCAGCGCACTACTCCGTTAACAAATGAGGGCTTAGCCGCAGCCCTCCAGCTCGCAGTACAGGCAGCTACACGCCCCAAGGacgggggagggaaaggtgtcTGTTATAAGTGCGGACAACCCGGACACTTTAGGACCAACTGTCCGAATAAAGGTGGctcaaaaacagacacagacaaaaaatgCCAGTGGTGTGGTGGGGCGAGCCACACGGCGCGTAACTGCAGGAAGATCAAGGAAGCGATGCAGGGAAACGGCCAAGGGAGGGCGCCTCGGGCCCAGGGCACCTTCCCAAATCAGAGCAATGGGCCAAGGAGAACATGCCCACCGTGGCATTAG